The following coding sequences lie in one Zingiber officinale cultivar Zhangliang chromosome 2B, Zo_v1.1, whole genome shotgun sequence genomic window:
- the LOC122049640 gene encoding two-component response regulator ORR22-like: MDLPVIMLSVNGETKTVMKGITHGACDYLLKPVQIEELKNIWQHVVRRRKLSHKEYSHFDDGEESDKHQIVSKESADGLNMNSSPN; this comes from the coding sequence TGCTCTCTGTGAATGGTGAGACCAAAACTGTAATGAAAGGCATAACTCATGGTGCTTGTGACTACTTGCTCAAACCAGTTCAGATTGAGGAGCTCAAGAATATATGGCAGCATGTTGTAAGGAGAAGGAAGTTATCACACAAAGAGTATAGCCATTTTGATGATGGGGAAGAATCAGACAAGCACCAAATCGTTAGTAAAGAATCTGCTGACGGTCTGAACATGAATAGCTCGCCCAATTGA